From a single Miscanthus floridulus cultivar M001 chromosome 8, ASM1932011v1, whole genome shotgun sequence genomic region:
- the LOC136471839 gene encoding glucan endo-1,3-beta-glucosidase 6-like, producing the protein MARAGRSLSQSLPVAALVLAVALCAEARRTCAIGVNWGTQLSHQLPASTVVRLLQDNGFDRVKLFDAEDTILGALKGSGIQVMVGIPNDLLADLAAGGKAADNWVAKNVSGHVRDGVDIRYVAVGNEPFLETFNGTYLNTTFPAMQNIQAALVKAGLADKVKVTVPLNADVYQSPTGKPSDGNFRADIHGLMLTIVQFLASTGAPFVTNVYPFISLYADPNFPLDYAFFQGSSSPVVDGGVTYQNTFDASHDTLVAALRRNGFGNVSVVVGEVGWPTDGDANANLDYARRFNQGFLTHIASGQGTPLRPGPVDAYLFSLIDEDRKSIQPGNFERHWGIFYYDGTPKYPLSLAGGNGSTLKPARGVKYLDKKWCVLKPSANLADEKVGDSVSYACGLADCTSLGYKTSCAGLDAKGNVSYAYNIYYQTMDQDDRACDFNGLATTTSVDPSTGTCRFIVEIDVGAAAPRSAMGVATGWAAAVLAAFVLSVLL; encoded by the exons ATGGCGCGCGCCGGCCGCTCCTTGTCACAGTCCCTGCCCGTGGCGGCACTCGTGCTAGCAGTGGCGCTGTGCGCTGAGGCGAGGCGGACGTGCGCGATCGGCGTGAACTGGGGCACGCAGCTGAGCCACCAGCTGCCGGCGAGCACGGTGGTGCGGCTGCTGCAAGACAACGGCTTCGACAGAGTCAAGCTGTTCGACGCCGAGGACACCATCCTCGGCGCGCTCAAGGGGTCCGGCATCCAGGTCATGGTGGGAATCCCCAACGACCTGCTCGCCGACCTCGCCGCCGGCGGCAAGGCCGCCGACAACTGGGTCGCCAAGAACGTCTCTGGACATGTCCGCGACGGCGTCGACATAAG GTACGTGGCCGTGGGCAACGAGCCGTTCCTGGAGACGTTCAACGGGACGTACCTGAACACGACGTTCCCGGCGATGCAGAACATCCAGGCGGCGCTGGTGAAGGCCGGCCTTGCCGACAAGGTGAAGGTGACGGTGCCGCTGAACGCGGACGTGTACCAGTCGCCGACGGGGAAGCCGTCGGACGGCAACTTCCGCGCGGACATCCACGGCCTGATGCTCACCATCGTGCAGTTCCTGGCGTCCACGGGCGCGCCCTTCGTGACCAACGTGTACCCGTTCATCAGCCTGTACGCGGACCCCAACTTCCCGCTCGACTACGCCTTCTTCCAGGGCTCCTCGTCGCCGGTCGTCGACGGCGGCGTCACGTACCAGAATACCTTCGACGCCAGCCACGACACGCTCGTGGCCGCGCTGCGCCGCAACGGCTTTGGGAACGTCTCCGTCGTCGTGGGCGAGGTGGGCTGGCCCACCGACGGCGACGCCAACGCCAACCTCGACTACGCGCGCCGCTTCAACCAGGGCTTCCTCACTCACATCGCCTCCGGCCAGGGCACGCCGCTGCGCCCGGGCCCCGTCGACGCCTACCTCTTCAGCCTCATCGACGAGGACCGCAAGAGCATCCAGCCGGGCAACTTCGAGCGCCACTGGGGCATCTTCTACTACGACGGCACGCCCAAGTACCCGCTCAGCCTCGCCGGCGGCAACGGCTCCACGCTCAAGCCGGCCAGGGGCGTCAAGTACCTGGACAAGAAGTGGTGCGTGCTCAAGCCGTCCGCCAACCTCGCCGACGAGAAGGTGGGCGACAGCGTCAGCTACGCGTGCGGCCTCGCCGACTGCACCAGCCTCGGCTACAAGACCTCCTGCGCTGGCCTCGACGCCAAGGGCAACGTCTCCTACGCCTACAACATCTACTACCAGACCATGGACCAGGACGACCGCGCCTGCGACTTCAACGGcctcgccaccaccacctccgtcgACCCGTCCACCGGCACATGCCGCTTCATCGTCGAGATTGATGTCGGcgccgccgcaccacgctctgCCATGGGCGTCGCGACCGGGTGGGCGGCTGCCGTGCTCGCGGCCTTCGTGCTGTCCGTATTGTTGTGA